One region of Candidatus Eisenbacteria bacterium genomic DNA includes:
- a CDS encoding glycosyltransferase family 4 protein has protein sequence MGRGSFLFFEDPKLPDQSLRVLVVANLYPHEGAENYGTFVRDEVGALRRLGVGVDVFYVNGRASRANYLRAVPAYLRQVRARPYQLLHAHHTLTGPVARLERRLPLVLTFHGTEVAESYTAPLSRLMARLVDGRIATSRWVESHLGRKADAIIPPGVDYDLFRPTDPREARRTLGLPLDRKLVLFVGLMRPEKRVDVAREAVRRLGEKGIPVDLVLATDKKHEEIPPYMNAADVLVLVSTGEGSPMVVKEAMGCNLPIVATDVGDIREVIGDTHGCFLCDKSVEGATEAIEKSLRFGRRTDGRSRVMHLSLEESAKKVRAVYERVLERKKK, from the coding sequence ATGGGTAGAGGATCTTTTCTCTTCTTTGAAGACCCGAAGTTGCCCGATCAGTCGCTCCGCGTTCTCGTCGTTGCGAATCTCTATCCGCATGAGGGCGCCGAGAACTACGGGACGTTCGTGCGAGACGAGGTGGGGGCGCTCCGACGGCTCGGCGTAGGTGTCGATGTCTTCTATGTGAACGGGCGCGCGAGCCGCGCGAACTATCTGCGCGCGGTGCCTGCCTACCTCCGCCAGGTGCGCGCGCGGCCCTACCAGCTCTTGCACGCGCACCACACGCTGACCGGGCCTGTCGCTCGCCTCGAGCGCCGGCTTCCCCTCGTTCTCACATTCCACGGAACCGAGGTGGCCGAGTCGTACACGGCGCCGCTCTCCCGCCTCATGGCGCGTCTCGTCGACGGACGGATCGCCACGAGCCGCTGGGTCGAAAGCCATCTGGGCCGCAAGGCAGATGCGATCATCCCGCCGGGGGTCGACTACGATCTCTTCCGCCCCACCGATCCGCGAGAGGCGCGGCGCACGCTCGGACTCCCGCTCGACCGGAAGCTCGTCTTGTTCGTCGGTCTCATGCGGCCGGAGAAGCGCGTGGATGTAGCCAGGGAAGCGGTCCGGCGCCTCGGGGAGAAAGGAATCCCGGTCGATCTTGTCCTCGCTACCGACAAGAAGCATGAGGAGATCCCTCCTTACATGAATGCCGCGGACGTCCTGGTTCTTGTGTCGACGGGGGAAGGCTCGCCGATGGTGGTCAAGGAGGCGATGGGGTGCAATCTTCCGATTGTCGCGACCGACGTGGGGGACATCCGAGAGGTGATCGGAGATACTCACGGGTGTTTCCTCTGCGACAAGAGCGTCGAGGGGGCGACGGAGGCGATCGAGAAGTCCCTTCGTTTCGGGCGCCGCACGGACGGGCGGTCGCGCGTGATGCACCTTTCGCTCGAAGAAAGCGCGAAGAAGGTGCGCGCGGTCTACGAACGAGTGCTCGAAAGGAAGAAGAAGTGA
- a CDS encoding glycosyltransferase family 39 protein: MRRATQPAPIREAPPNDSYRSLARSGPILALFLLALLLRVAALDRSLWVDETRTFESTDSWESVVDRHVHVGQGDVHPPLYFALVRLARFLSDDPSFLRALFLPFGLVSLLLIHRIGCLRGGHAVGLAALFLAAASPAHIRYSVELRPYSLLLLFSSVSTYAFFRILSGGGTKDRVLFAAATALNLYTHLFAAVLYASHALFLAIPWAGERRSVRRDLAAALLPLLLYLPWLRAALLLAGGRTLRGADGGGLFGTILFARAFLETLVGFAGGKLLAFSATTALLLAGFARLRRSPRFAPVIDAATLVLPAALFTASRPDHHPNMRYFLFLYPYWAVLLGAGAVGIGERLARTRLRLRPLLIGAVTLAPVLVLFLPGERPEIWIRSDRWEDVRDAIEERLTSTDAVVSAPESFTVARLLLPIAGPSLAEKLGENRSIAPPYGDPFRKADDACERIWAIVVGEGRRSEEIRETLAPVAAERRDFRMVECRATLFRIER, from the coding sequence GTGAGACGCGCGACGCAGCCCGCGCCGATTCGGGAGGCGCCTCCGAACGATTCGTATCGGTCGCTCGCGCGAAGCGGTCCGATTCTCGCTCTCTTTCTTCTCGCCCTTCTTCTACGCGTCGCCGCGCTCGACCGGTCGCTCTGGGTCGACGAGACGCGGACGTTCGAGTCGACCGATTCGTGGGAGAGCGTGGTCGATCGCCATGTTCATGTCGGCCAGGGGGATGTTCATCCTCCGCTCTACTTCGCGCTCGTTCGGCTTGCGCGCTTCCTTTCCGACGATCCCTCGTTTCTCCGCGCGCTCTTCCTTCCGTTCGGGCTCGTTTCGCTCCTCTTGATTCATCGAATCGGGTGCCTTCGCGGCGGGCACGCGGTGGGGCTCGCCGCGCTCTTTCTCGCGGCCGCGTCGCCGGCTCACATCCGCTATTCGGTCGAGCTCCGGCCGTACTCGCTTCTACTCTTGTTCTCGTCGGTCTCGACCTACGCGTTTTTTCGCATCCTCTCGGGAGGCGGGACAAAGGACCGCGTGCTCTTCGCGGCGGCGACTGCTCTGAACCTCTACACGCACCTCTTCGCCGCGGTCCTCTACGCCTCGCACGCGCTCTTCCTCGCGATTCCGTGGGCGGGGGAGCGCCGCTCGGTTCGCCGCGACCTCGCGGCCGCCCTCCTCCCTCTTCTTCTCTATTTACCGTGGCTCCGGGCGGCGCTCCTCCTCGCGGGAGGGAGGACCCTTCGAGGCGCGGACGGAGGAGGACTCTTCGGAACGATCCTCTTCGCGCGCGCGTTTCTCGAAACGCTGGTCGGCTTCGCGGGAGGAAAGCTCCTCGCCTTCTCCGCGACGACGGCGCTTCTCCTTGCCGGGTTCGCGCGGCTCCGGAGAAGCCCGCGCTTCGCACCCGTGATCGACGCCGCGACGCTTGTTCTCCCGGCCGCCCTCTTCACCGCCTCGAGGCCGGATCATCACCCGAACATGCGGTACTTCCTCTTTCTCTATCCTTACTGGGCGGTGCTGCTCGGGGCGGGAGCGGTCGGGATCGGCGAGCGGCTCGCGCGCACGCGCCTCCGGCTCCGTCCTCTCCTCATCGGCGCGGTCACGCTCGCGCCGGTTCTGGTTCTCTTCCTCCCCGGGGAGAGACCGGAGATCTGGATCCGCTCCGACCGTTGGGAAGATGTGCGCGACGCAATCGAGGAGAGGCTCACCTCGACGGACGCGGTCGTGTCGGCGCCGGAGTCGTTCACCGTCGCGAGGCTCCTCCTCCCGATCGCCGGCCCCTCTCTCGCGGAGAAGCTCGGCGAAAATCGGTCGATCGCGCCCCCTTACGGCGATCCCTTTCGAAAGGCCGACGATGCCTGCGAGCGGATCTGGGCGATCGTGGTCGGAGAGGGGAGGCGTTCGGAGGAGATTCGAGAGACCCTCGCCCCCGTGGCGGCCGAGCGCCGCGACTTCCGCATGGTCGAGTGCCGCGCGACCCTCTTTCGAATCGAAAGATGA
- a CDS encoding T9SS type A sorting domain-containing protein, with amino-acid sequence MGGETLLHRDRTAARARLRMTMVLLACGAWAIAIPRATLAWEDTDGNGIDDRAEVLLAEKFRPVLILPREEAITKPCPVGVLGDGGDLTADKLWARVYNAAGQLVTVARTTDAGWNPAPSFSHSSFNYSGFGWDGGAIPYVGRPPGAAYSIYYVRLYPDYGGPSIDCPHEWNDLFAHGDGFHLPGRDLPATAYAHLYLDGGTPVLQYWFFFPCNDWVNNHEGDWEHVHLRLSSANPDGAEITRACFYFHDFFFERSPPEIVLADETHPVVWVGGYGEWTCAGCDPGDCPGDPNVGYGSHACYPAPGVWLDVGGEVPGCGQADEIVARCGRPIHWSRLTIEILPEPNAIDYAQSPGLSWHKAAIPFGTPFVPSYCDDSCAFFGDFPLTSWLVGTCGNAAPRGPSLHPSWRVFAGGAPNGPWGGAAPVLGPPRTIRVPSEIASIREAADCARAGDTILVGPGTYSGGARLPGGITIVSEAGPAWTVWKASGGSFAALVEEGAVGARIGGEGRGFTFAGDCQLPALFPIQFLRLASRGESVLQGNRFSGFPPIRCIVEVPPGGSVTRIESNRFSVPFSTAIRAEITAGQTLVVGGSLEAANDFARHPGKAAIEIACDHCPGLSAEYNYWSTLDPDTIRTMFAWAVSVVDFDPWTDSAHAGVYGLSSGTGGSPEIEDVFRFDEAEPNPVSGRVTVRFQIPEAGEVRLGVYDSRGREVLRPWDGRLGAGLREITFDVRSLPSGVYFLRIENEGRSAVRKIVLVR; translated from the coding sequence ATGGGAGGGGAGACGCTTCTTCATCGAGATCGAACGGCCGCGCGCGCGCGGCTCCGGATGACGATGGTGCTTCTTGCGTGCGGCGCATGGGCGATCGCGATTCCCCGCGCAACGCTCGCGTGGGAGGACACGGACGGGAACGGCATCGACGATCGGGCCGAGGTGCTTCTCGCGGAGAAGTTCCGCCCCGTTCTCATCTTGCCGCGGGAGGAAGCGATCACGAAGCCGTGCCCGGTCGGCGTTCTAGGGGACGGAGGAGATCTGACCGCGGACAAGCTCTGGGCGCGCGTGTACAACGCGGCGGGGCAGCTCGTGACGGTCGCCCGCACGACGGACGCGGGGTGGAACCCGGCTCCTTCGTTCTCCCATTCATCTTTCAACTATTCAGGATTCGGATGGGATGGCGGGGCGATCCCGTACGTCGGGCGCCCACCGGGCGCTGCGTACTCCATCTATTACGTGCGGCTCTACCCCGACTACGGGGGGCCGTCCATTGACTGCCCCCACGAATGGAACGATCTGTTCGCGCATGGGGACGGTTTCCATCTCCCCGGCCGCGATCTCCCCGCGACCGCCTATGCGCATCTCTATCTGGACGGCGGGACGCCGGTTCTCCAGTACTGGTTCTTCTTTCCCTGCAACGACTGGGTGAACAACCACGAAGGGGACTGGGAGCACGTCCACCTCCGTCTCTCCTCCGCCAATCCGGACGGAGCGGAGATCACGAGGGCCTGCTTCTATTTCCACGACTTCTTCTTCGAGCGCTCCCCGCCGGAGATCGTCCTCGCGGACGAGACCCACCCGGTCGTCTGGGTCGGCGGGTATGGGGAGTGGACATGCGCGGGATGCGATCCCGGCGACTGCCCAGGGGACCCGAACGTCGGCTACGGCTCCCATGCGTGCTATCCGGCCCCGGGCGTTTGGCTCGACGTCGGGGGCGAGGTGCCCGGATGCGGGCAGGCGGACGAGATCGTCGCGCGCTGCGGCCGCCCGATTCACTGGAGTCGGCTCACCATCGAGATCCTCCCCGAGCCGAACGCGATCGACTACGCGCAGAGCCCGGGGCTCTCCTGGCACAAGGCCGCGATCCCGTTCGGAACCCCGTTCGTTCCGAGCTACTGCGACGACTCGTGCGCGTTCTTCGGCGACTTCCCCCTCACGAGCTGGCTCGTCGGGACGTGCGGGAACGCCGCGCCTCGCGGTCCGTCCCTTCATCCGTCGTGGCGAGTTTTCGCGGGGGGAGCGCCCAACGGGCCGTGGGGCGGAGCAGCGCCCGTGCTCGGCCCCCCGCGGACGATTCGCGTCCCCTCGGAGATCGCCTCGATCCGCGAGGCGGCGGACTGCGCGCGTGCGGGGGACACGATCCTCGTGGGGCCGGGGACGTACTCGGGAGGCGCGCGCCTCCCGGGCGGGATCACGATCGTGAGCGAGGCGGGGCCCGCGTGGACGGTCTGGAAGGCGAGCGGGGGAAGCTTCGCGGCCCTCGTCGAGGAGGGCGCCGTCGGCGCGAGGATCGGCGGCGAAGGACGCGGGTTCACCTTCGCCGGCGACTGTCAGCTTCCCGCGCTCTTCCCGATCCAATTTCTCCGCCTCGCCTCGCGGGGGGAGAGTGTTCTCCAAGGAAACCGGTTTAGCGGCTTCCCGCCGATTCGGTGCATCGTCGAGGTTCCGCCGGGCGGAAGCGTCACCCGGATCGAATCGAACCGCTTCTCGGTTCCCTTTTCCACCGCGATCCGAGCGGAAATCACGGCCGGCCAGACGCTCGTCGTCGGCGGATCGCTCGAAGCCGCCAACGACTTCGCGCGGCATCCGGGAAAGGCGGCGATCGAGATCGCGTGCGACCACTGCCCGGGGCTTTCAGCCGAGTACAACTACTGGAGCACGCTCGACCCGGACACGATCCGAACGATGTTCGCCTGGGCGGTGAGCGTCGTGGACTTCGATCCGTGGACCGACTCCGCGCATGCCGGCGTCTACGGGCTCTCCTCGGGAACCGGCGGCTCGCCGGAGATCGAGGACGTGTTCCGTTTTGACGAGGCGGAGCCGAACCCCGTTTCGGGCCGAGTGACCGTGCGCTTTCAAATTCCGGAGGCGGGCGAGGTGCGCCTCGGGGTGTACGACTCACGGGGCCGCGAGGTCCTTCGCCCCTGGGACGGGAGGCTCGGCGCCGGTCTGCGGGAGATCACGTTCGACGTCCGCTCGCTCCCGAGCGGCGTCTATTTCCTCCGGATCGAGAACGAAGGACGTTCCGCCGTCCGTAAGATCGTGCTCGTGCGATAG